A window of Mycolicibacterium madagascariense genomic DNA:
CCGAGGTCCTGAGGCCGGAGATGATCAAGATTGGTTCGGAGAACGGCCCACCGACCTCCGACCCGACCGCACTCGCCGGGCCGTTGCACGATCTTGCCGATCAGGCCGTCGACCATGGGACCAGAGTGGCCATCGAGACGATGCCGTTCTCGGCGATCGCCACCGTGCCCATGGGGGCCGAGATCGTCAGAGCGACCGGTCATCCGGCGGCGGGACTGCTGGTCGACGCCTGGCACGTCTTTCGGGCCGACACCACGTTGGCCGAGCTGCGCGCCTGCCTGACGCCCGAGATGATCTTTGGTGTCGAGCTCGACGACGCCGCGGCACACGTCGTGGGAACGCTCTTCGAGGACACCGTGGAAAACCGGTTGCTTTGCGGCGAAGGCAGTTTCGACCTCGTCGGCTTGGTCGCGACGCTACGCGACGTCGGCTTCGACGGGCCGTGGGGTGTCGAGATCCTCGCGGCGGGATACCGGACGCTGCCGGTGGATCAGGCCCTCACGCTCGCGGCGGAGTCCGCATTGACGGTGCTGTAGCGGCGACGAGGCCCCTGGGCGACCTACGATCGGGGGATGACGTCCATTCCGCCCACTCGCCTGCCGTGCGCCGAGTTGCACCTGCACCTGGAGGGCACCCTCGAGCCCGAGACCATCTTCGCCCTGGCCGAACGGAATCGGATCGACCTTGAATATCCGGACGTCGAGACCCTTTCTGCGCAATACGAATTCAGCGACCTGCAGTCGTTCCTGAATCTGTACTACGCCAACATGGCCACGTTGCGCACCGCCGTCGACTTCGCCGAGATGACCGACGCCTACCTCGCGAGGGCCGCGGGCGCCGGCGTCCGGCACGCCGAGGTGTTCCTCGACCCGCAGGCGCACCTGGTCCGCGGTGTCGCGCTGGAGGAGGTCATGGACGGCGTCTCGACCGCGCTGGGGTCATCGATGGCCACCCATGGAATCAGCAGCGGCCTCATCGTCACGATGCTCCGCGACCACACCGCGCAGTCGGCGATGGACGTGCTGGAAGCCGTTCTCGCACTGGGCACTCCGATTCTGGGGATCGGACTCGACTCCGCCGAGGTGGGGCATCCGCCGTCCAAGTTCGTTAACGTCTTCGCCCGAGCGCGCGCCGAGGGCCTGCACGTCGTCGCGCACGCCGGCGAGGAGGGCCCGCCGGCCTACGTCTGGGAGGCACTCGACCTGCTTCAGGTCGAGCGCATCGACCATGGGATCCGCTGCCTCGAAGACGATGGACTCGTCGAACGCCTTGTCGCCGAACGCATTCCGCTGACCG
This region includes:
- a CDS encoding sugar phosphate isomerase/epimerase family protein, which translates into the protein MSRSPSSLGDEDEDEDPVTRQLIATAWSSAGDTSPMRAPATSPVPIADRVAAIADAGFDGMGLIADDLVAIRDDIGFAALRDLIADAGLVHVEIELLERWWIPRGEAGHTYDVRDLLFDAAEVLRPEMIKIGSENGPPTSDPTALAGPLHDLADQAVDHGTRVAIETMPFSAIATVPMGAEIVRATGHPAAGLLVDAWHVFRADTTLAELRACLTPEMIFGVELDDAAAHVVGTLFEDTVENRLLCGEGSFDLVGLVATLRDVGFDGPWGVEILAAGYRTLPVDQALTLAAESALTVL
- a CDS encoding adenosine deaminase — translated: MTSIPPTRLPCAELHLHLEGTLEPETIFALAERNRIDLEYPDVETLSAQYEFSDLQSFLNLYYANMATLRTAVDFAEMTDAYLARAAGAGVRHAEVFLDPQAHLVRGVALEEVMDGVSTALGSSMATHGISSGLIVTMLRDHTAQSAMDVLEAVLALGTPILGIGLDSAEVGHPPSKFVNVFARARAEGLHVVAHAGEEGPPAYVWEALDLLQVERIDHGIRCLEDDGLVERLVAERIPLTVCPLSNVRLRVVDEIGAHPLPAMLARGLNVTVNSDDPAYFGGYLDDNLTAVRDAFDLDPAVLTTLARNSVDASFADDARKAALHAEIARAAG